A stretch of Roseibium porphyridii DNA encodes these proteins:
- a CDS encoding Rieske 2Fe-2S domain-containing protein has product MSVQYTPVIWNRNKIFYDAVLLIAVALYLYIFIRVGPMFEDVTKPIDGAILRMRAFGSCAFLMLTVILCIGPLARLDRRFLPLLYNRRHFGVMTAGIAAVHANYVLTWYFNFSPTDRYVALLSSNTNYGQLLGFPFEALGIAALIVLFVLAATSHDFWLSFLGAPIWKALHMSIYAAYAFVVLHVALGALQGPADPIFTSVVAASVVLVCGLHFATGRMEARRERGEQTAKASLQEAGWVVAGELEEIDDDCAKVVTLTEDERVAIFKYDGKLSAITNACAHQNGPLGEGKVLWGCITCPWHGYQYNLADGRAPEPFTEKISTYRLKLIGSTVLLDPNPQPPGTYVEPVEIGEAA; this is encoded by the coding sequence ATGAGTGTTCAATATACGCCCGTCATCTGGAACCGGAACAAGATCTTCTATGATGCCGTGCTGCTGATTGCAGTTGCGCTTTATCTCTACATCTTCATTCGTGTCGGCCCGATGTTTGAAGATGTCACCAAGCCGATTGATGGCGCTATCTTGAGAATGCGCGCCTTTGGCAGCTGCGCCTTCTTGATGCTGACAGTGATCTTGTGCATCGGTCCGCTCGCTCGCCTTGACCGGCGGTTCCTTCCACTGCTCTACAATCGCCGCCACTTCGGTGTCATGACCGCGGGCATTGCCGCCGTCCATGCGAACTACGTGCTGACATGGTATTTCAATTTCTCACCGACCGACCGCTATGTCGCCTTGTTGTCATCCAACACAAACTACGGCCAACTGCTCGGCTTCCCTTTCGAAGCCCTTGGCATTGCGGCCTTGATAGTCCTGTTTGTCCTGGCAGCAACAAGCCACGACTTCTGGCTGAGTTTTCTGGGAGCACCGATCTGGAAAGCGCTGCATATGTCTATCTATGCCGCGTACGCCTTCGTTGTGCTTCACGTTGCGCTCGGGGCACTTCAGGGCCCCGCCGACCCGATCTTCACCAGCGTCGTGGCGGCCAGCGTTGTTCTTGTTTGCGGTCTGCATTTTGCGACCGGCCGCATGGAAGCCAGACGGGAACGCGGCGAACAAACCGCAAAGGCCTCACTCCAGGAAGCCGGATGGGTCGTTGCCGGAGAGCTGGAAGAGATTGACGACGATTGCGCGAAGGTCGTGACACTCACCGAGGACGAGCGCGTCGCCATCTTCAAATATGATGGCAAGCTGTCCGCCATAACCAATGCCTGTGCACACCAAAATGGTCCACTCGGCGAAGGCAAGGTGCTTTGGGGATGCATTACCTGTCCCTGGCACGGCTACCAGTACAATCTCGCAGACGGCCGTGCGCCGGAACCTTTCACAGAGAAGATTTCGACCTATCGGCTCAAACTGATCGGATCGACCGTTCTGCTCGACCCCAATCCTCAACCACCGGGCACCTATGTCGAGCCTGTTGAGATAGGAGAAGCGGCATGA
- a CDS encoding thiamine pyrophosphate-dependent enzyme has product MDAQNLDWIKVAHVDDLPEGRVKTVTARTTSICLSHFDGQWAAMDNHCPHQRGPLGEGSIEKGTDGKCWIRCPWHGWDFDPLTGAPPGGHEDTGQKVFPLKIENGEIFVGIEAEPEHERTVTDVMAETMVNWGVKRVFGMVGHSNLGLADAIRLQVNKGKLGYVGIRHEGAAAFAASAYGKLTGKPAGCLTIAGPGATNLLTGLWDAKVDRAPVLALTGQVQTQVFGPGAFQDIDLKSAFDAVSRFSQPVLSTSNHAELMSLALKTAIVERDVSNLIFPDDVQTIPSEKDAGSPEGRIGGSKVTPSTEDLNKAIEMINGAKRPAIVLGYGAKDVRDKVIALAEKIGAPVMTTFKGKGLIPDTHPLAAGVLGRSGTPIASWFMNEADLIISLGSSFANHTGIAPYKPIIQVDFERMQLGKFHPVSLPVWGEIGTFCEAVMPQVTKDSDAADQVSELVERWQIWREEKERRLTEERGQGIHSAAIFKVLSELCPEDAIIPVDVGNNTYSFGRYFEPRGQRILMSGYLGSIGFGLPAAIGAWCATQDFEQYHGRKVISISGDGGFGQYAMEFTTAVKYGMNITHILLNNSELGKISKEQRSGEWPVWETNLTNPSFAAFARLCGGQGHRVTDSADLKSAIGEAIAHNGPSLVEIITDADLV; this is encoded by the coding sequence ATGGACGCTCAAAATCTCGACTGGATCAAGGTCGCACATGTCGATGATCTGCCGGAAGGCCGGGTCAAGACCGTCACCGCAAGAACCACTTCCATCTGCTTGTCGCATTTCGACGGCCAATGGGCTGCGATGGACAATCATTGCCCGCATCAACGCGGCCCTCTCGGGGAGGGTTCGATTGAAAAGGGCACCGACGGCAAATGCTGGATCCGGTGTCCATGGCATGGGTGGGATTTCGATCCGCTGACCGGTGCGCCTCCTGGCGGTCACGAAGACACGGGCCAAAAAGTCTTCCCGCTCAAGATCGAGAACGGAGAGATTTTTGTCGGGATAGAAGCTGAACCGGAACACGAACGGACTGTCACCGATGTCATGGCCGAGACCATGGTGAATTGGGGCGTCAAACGTGTCTTTGGCATGGTTGGCCACTCCAATCTCGGGCTGGCAGATGCCATTCGGCTTCAGGTCAACAAGGGTAAACTTGGCTATGTCGGCATCCGGCACGAAGGCGCAGCAGCATTCGCAGCGTCTGCCTATGGCAAGTTGACGGGAAAGCCTGCAGGCTGCCTGACCATTGCAGGACCGGGCGCAACAAACCTTCTGACTGGTCTTTGGGATGCCAAGGTGGACCGGGCTCCAGTTCTTGCCCTGACCGGTCAGGTCCAGACACAGGTCTTCGGACCGGGTGCATTTCAGGACATTGACCTCAAATCGGCCTTCGATGCCGTATCGCGTTTCTCCCAACCCGTCCTCAGCACGTCCAACCATGCCGAGCTCATGTCGTTGGCGCTCAAGACAGCAATCGTTGAACGGGATGTCTCAAACCTGATCTTTCCAGACGATGTCCAGACGATCCCGAGCGAGAAAGATGCCGGATCTCCCGAAGGGCGAATTGGCGGCTCTAAGGTGACCCCGTCAACGGAAGATCTCAATAAAGCCATCGAGATGATCAATGGCGCAAAACGCCCAGCGATCGTTCTTGGCTATGGTGCCAAGGATGTCAGGGACAAGGTTATAGCCCTGGCCGAGAAGATCGGCGCACCGGTTATGACGACCTTCAAGGGCAAGGGTCTGATCCCGGACACGCACCCGCTCGCCGCTGGTGTTCTTGGCCGATCCGGGACACCGATTGCAAGCTGGTTCATGAATGAAGCGGACCTGATCATTTCACTTGGATCATCATTTGCAAACCACACCGGCATTGCCCCCTACAAGCCGATCATTCAGGTCGATTTCGAACGCATGCAACTCGGAAAATTCCATCCTGTCTCTTTACCGGTCTGGGGGGAAATTGGCACTTTCTGTGAAGCAGTCATGCCTCAGGTAACAAAGGATTCCGACGCTGCCGATCAGGTTTCCGAACTTGTCGAACGCTGGCAGATCTGGCGCGAGGAAAAGGAGCGCCGTCTAACGGAAGAGCGCGGCCAGGGCATTCACTCAGCAGCAATCTTCAAGGTCTTGAGCGAATTGTGCCCGGAAGACGCGATCATTCCCGTCGATGTCGGCAACAACACCTATTCCTTCGGCCGTTATTTTGAACCACGTGGTCAGCGTATCTTGATGTCAGGTTATCTCGGTTCAATCGGCTTTGGCCTGCCCGCAGCCATTGGTGCCTGGTGTGCCACGCAGGACTTCGAACAGTATCATGGCCGCAAAGTCATCTCGATCTCCGGCGACGGCGGGTTCGGTCAATATGCGATGGAATTCACCACTGCCGTAAAATACGGGATGAACATCACACATATCCTCCTGAACAACTCCGAACTCGGCAAGATCTCGAAAGAACAGCGTTCCGGTGAATGGCCGGTGTGGGAAACCAACCTCACAAATCCATCCTTCGCGGCCTTTGCGCGGCTTTGCGGTGGACAAGGACACAGAGTGACCGATAGCGCTGATCTGAAGAGTGCCATTGGCGAGGCAATCGCTCACAATGGGCCGTCGCTTGTGGAAATCATCACCGACGCCGATCTGGTTTGA
- a CDS encoding alpha/beta fold hydrolase yields MSTNSLYIRDEGKGRPLVLVHGWSCPGQFFDDQTLALKMYARCIVPDLPGHGKTGSYSPLSIEASADALYEYLLAENLSDIVLCGWSMGALVIYSMIERHGSERLSSVVAIDMTPRVLNDEAWSNGTLNGLDTTQNAHVIDGIIADWSKLPGRIARRLFADGLPIDQELIDKVAVEIAREDPGLLREMWMSLTAQDFRPLLKSFPVPLHLASGARSQLYGCGVRQWHLDNVPDFHLHLFEQSGHAPHLEQPEAFNQFLLDVIQSD; encoded by the coding sequence GTGAGCACCAATTCGCTTTATATCCGGGATGAGGGAAAAGGCCGGCCACTGGTGCTGGTGCATGGATGGTCCTGTCCCGGGCAATTCTTTGACGATCAGACGCTTGCTTTGAAAATGTATGCCCGCTGCATTGTCCCGGATCTTCCCGGTCACGGCAAAACCGGGAGCTATTCGCCGCTCAGTATTGAAGCGTCTGCCGATGCGCTTTACGAGTATCTTCTCGCTGAAAACCTGAGCGACATTGTTCTGTGCGGCTGGTCGATGGGCGCGCTGGTGATCTATTCAATGATAGAACGCCACGGGTCGGAGCGGCTGTCGTCGGTCGTTGCCATCGACATGACGCCCAGGGTTCTTAATGACGAGGCCTGGTCAAATGGAACGCTGAATGGGCTGGATACTACCCAGAACGCGCATGTGATCGACGGGATCATTGCCGATTGGTCCAAACTGCCGGGCCGGATTGCACGGCGCCTTTTTGCCGACGGTCTGCCGATTGATCAGGAGTTGATCGATAAGGTTGCCGTGGAAATAGCGCGCGAGGACCCGGGTCTGCTGCGAGAGATGTGGATGTCACTGACAGCGCAGGACTTCAGGCCATTGTTGAAGTCCTTTCCAGTGCCTCTTCATCTTGCTTCAGGTGCGCGTAGCCAGCTTTACGGTTGCGGGGTCCGCCAATGGCATCTGGACAATGTGCCCGACTTTCATTTGCATCTGTTCGAACAGTCCGGACACGCTCCGCATCTGGAGCAGCCTGAGGCGTTCAATCAGTTTCTTCTGGATGTCATCCAATCAGACTGA